The genome window AGCGCATGTTAAAGTGCAAAAGGATGCTCGTTTAACATTAACTTTCACATTTCCTGGAAGGTTGACAGGAAAACAATCAGATGCTGCCAGAGTAGGCCGTATGGTTGAAAGGTAAAACAGATGCCTTTACCTCTGCAAATTTGGCTACAGGGCTGGCCTCCACAGCATATACCCTCTTCGCTCCTGCCTGGATGGCGAAGAAAGACAGGATCCCTGATCCACTGCCAACATCAAGTACTATCTGGGTACAAGAAGGAGCCAGACATTACATCTGCATGCAGTAACAGACAAAATGTAAGACATGATCAGGTTCTATGGATAGGTGTGGTTCTGGTTATGTGGTTCCACTCTTACCTTGTCCTTGAAGTCCGTCTCGTTTAGCAGAATGGCCTTTTGATACGTGGCTGTCctcaaataatcctgcagcataTTCTGTTGTTGTGATAGACAGCCATAAAACTACAGAAGAAGGGAGGACGAGGTTCATTCACAACCTAGTACACCAGCAGTTTGTCTCTCTGAGGGCCTAGTTGACTTTTACAGTAAAACTACCTGGAAGTACTGCAGGGCTGAGGAGTCTTCAGTTCTCTGGTCAAACACTGATTGTTGCCTTTCTGCTGACTTATCTTCTCTTCTCAGCTGAATGTGGAACTCCTGAAACTCTGGGGTCAGAAAACAACGGGCTTTGTGGATGAAAACTCTTTTTGACTGTGCAAAGTAGGCTTCCATTTTAGCTAACGTGAGAAGTTTTATGTGTGCCCTTACCACTCTGTGTTCTGAACTGCAAGAGAACACTCAGGCAGCCAACGGTGATGAGGAAAGATTGGGTGCCCACCCGACAacagtctgtttccctggtgactGTGAATTTGAAAACACAGACCCCATCACCTGCAAACGAAAAAAACACAACAGACAGTTAATTCAAATACACCCAAATACAAGACCTCTGTATTCTCACTGTATTCTGTGTCATCCACTATCAAGGGGGCTGTTCCTCTGAGTTATCTACCCCAAGTCCATTCATTTGTTCTTGGCCTTTTGCAAACGTATCAGCAAAGGAGCCATAAATAACAATGTGAGCCCTTAACCTAAGAAAACCTTCAGCATACTCTGGCAGCACGAGGCTACTAATGTGTAGCGGCACTATCTGATCCTGTGCACCAGCAGGCAGAGAGCTATAGCGGCTAGGACCACTGTACCGTATAGTATAGGAAAACACAGTCCAGGTACATACTGTCCAGTAGAACTCCATAACAACGGAGtcagacacgcacacacgcatgcatattgacgccccacatacacacatacacacactttcacactctcaacatatgctgctactactattatctatcctgataggCTAGTcatttttacccctacctacatgtacatattacctcaactacctcgtgccgctgcacattgactcggtacagggACTGCTTGTATAGAGCTCCATTATTGTTATTTgttgtgttactattttctatttttatttgttCATTTGCTTACTTttttaactctgtattgttgggaaaggactcgtcagtaagcatttcacgacaCCTATACGGCACGTGggacaaatacaattagatttgatttggtttctcacacgcacgcacgcatgcacgcacgcacgcatgcacgcacacacacacacacacacacacacacacacacacacacacacacacacacacacacacacacacacacacacacacacacacacagggtgcacACAACTGGGTAGTAAATCTCACAGACCTTTCAGCACTGCCTGTCCAGCGACCACACAGAAAGAAGTAAAATTGCCATATGGGAAAGTCTGTTGGAAAATGTCATACACtcccacacacgtacacacacatacacatacatggaCTTCTCatagaccagggagaggacaatacaattcattttttttgtcttaaaaaaaaaaactattggcAATTTTATTCAGAAATAAAGAGAGCGTCATCACTATTTGTTCTTGCTTGTACTCATATGGAAAGAGCTAGTATGatgtatacaaataaaaaaacagtcaTTTGATATATTAGCTTGTTCTTGTTTCTTGTATGTGTACTTACCATCCTGAATAGTGAGCTCTGTCTCCTCCAGCCCTGTGCTCAACTGTAGAGAAAGGCCTTGGTGTTGCCTCTGTTTGGCCACCTGTATCTCTCCCTGTACCTGGTCCTCATTCACAGTGAACAGATTGATGGAAAAACAGGTCACTTCTGAACTCCTCTCCATGGTCTCCATGGTCGCAGCTGTCGTAACTTCTGTAGTAAGGTTCTGTAGATGTGTCTGAGTTTGGTTGAGGTGGGAGGGGAAGGAGCTCTGGCAGGAGTCAAGGGGCGGGGACAGACTGTGTATAGGAATATGCTTTGAACAAAAAGAGAAGTTacaatctatatatatatatatatattaactataGCTAGATTTAGCTAATCTATTACAGCAATTTAGGCCAAGGCATTGAAGAATCTGAACAGATAAAGGTTTATTAATGTATAAAGGCaaagaaaacaaacattttatttagaattatgcaaatacatatttgtatcATCAATGCTTGGATAACTTCCAAATTCAGTGCGAAAACATATTTTTCTaacattataataaacacactttCACTTGAATAAAACTGACTTTCACTCATGTTCTATTTTGTTCACTTTTTACTATGTTGAATGACACAAAAGAGGACAGCTTAGTCTATTGATATCATTGTAAACATAGCAGAGTTGAGCAGGACTAACTCCTGACGAATGTGGAATAAATTGGGCTCggtcctgaacttcctgatttaGAAGTTGGCTGGAGTGACGTCACCACTTCCCTACAGTGTGTCACCCAGTGGAGAACTGTGGCAATGACAGGAAAGTTCCTGAAGACACTGGAGCTCCGAGTGGCAGCATATAAAAGCTGTGAAAGTCCCCCTGCTGAGACAGAAACCAATATATCCAACACTGAACACACAAGACTCAACACTCAACATTGACTGAAGATGCTGTGTTCCCGAGGATTCCAGTCTTCCCTCTGCCCATTGACGGACTTCTACTGGCCTGTGCGCAGTCTATGGCCAGAGGTCCGACCTCTTCTCAGCCAGCGGGATCTACTGCAGAGAAACCTGCTGGAGATCAAGAGCAGTCTGGAGCTGATGGAGAAACTCCAGCAGCACATCTTTGAAGAGTTGGACAATGTCCCATCCTCTGTGGCCATCCAACCAGTCTTCTACAAGCTGGATAAGGAGGGAGACGGCTTTGCCCTCACACTGGACACTAAAGACTTTTCACCAGAGGAGCTGTCTGTCAAGCAGGTGGGCAGGAAGCTGAAAGTCAGTGGGAAGACAGAGAAGAAGCTGGATGGTGGGGAAGGCTCATACTCTTACAGATGTCAAGAGTTCAGACAAGAGTTTGATCTGCCTGAACGGGTGAATCCTGAGACAGTCACCTGCTCCCTGGCTCATGACGGGAAGCTCCACATCCAGGCACAAAAGAATCCATTATCTGCTGAGGAGGAGGTGGCAGAGAGAGTGGTGCCCATCAACTGTAGCCTGGATGTGAAAACCCCACAATTCCTGTCAAAGACAGAGGGAAGCACCACCGACACACAGAAGAATCAAGAGAACACCATTTCACATGAGGACTGATTTTTATTTCACTGGATGACACATTTTCTAATAAATATTTTTCATGTTATGATACAGCATGCATTTATATTTCATGTCTTGTAACAATCAATATGACATGCTATTTAATTTAATCAATAAAATATAAAATTTTACAGAATATTGCAGTTGTTATAATCTCTTCAATGGATATCAGCGTAATGACCATTATTTCTCATCAAAAGTTAACTTTCCAAAAAGCTCACTGGCCTGATATTTTTTCTGTGAACATTTTCAATAAACTCAATTTTCAAAAAGCTCTCCTAAAA of Salmo salar chromosome ssa01, Ssal_v3.1, whole genome shotgun sequence contains these proteins:
- the hsp30 gene encoding Heat shock protein 30 (The RefSeq protein has 3 substitutions compared to this genomic sequence) codes for the protein MLCSRGFQSSLSPLMDFYWPVRSLWPEVRPLLSQRDLLQRNLLEIKSSLELMEKLQQHIFEELDNVPSSVAIQPVSYKLDKEGDGFALTLDTKDFSPEELSVKQVGRKLKVSGKTEKKLDGGEGSYSYRCQEFRQEFDLPERVNPETVTCSLAHDGKLHIQAQKNPLSAEEEVAERVVPINCSLDVKTPQFLSKTEGSTTDTQKNQENTISHED